The following is a genomic window from Sphingobacterium spiritivorum.
CTGGATATGTTCAATGTTCGCTACCTGATTACAGCAGACCCTTCAAACGGTGCTCAGAAAGTAGTTAGAAGAAGTTCTGCTCCGGGTAATGCCTGGTTTGTAGATAAAGTGACATTTGTGAAAGACAATGCGCAAGAGATGCAGGCTATAGGTAGTTTTGATCCTAAGAAAGAAGCTTTTGTCAATCAGGAATTCAAGGATAAGATTGATGCAGGCCGTTTAGGTTTGCCTGTCAATTCCTCTATTACCCTCACTTCGTATCATCCTGACACCTTGAAGTATGAATATACAGCACCGAATGATGCATTCGCTGTATTTTCTGAAGTATTCTATGATAAGGGATGGAAAGCCTATATCGATGGTAAAGAGACACAGATTATCCGTGCAGACTATATTTTGAGAGCATTGCAGGTACCCGGAGGAAACCACAAGATTGAATTTATCTTTGCTCCGGAATCCGTCAAAACCACAAATATCCTTTCTGCAATAGCGTCAGTCATACTGGTGCTGGGATTAGCAGGTGCGGTCTGGTATGGTGTACGTCAAGACAAGAAAAAAGGTCCTGAATCGGAAAAACCGAAACGGACCAACTAAATATTTATTAAATAAGATTTAAAAACCTTTAGAATAATTTGAGCTGCGGATCGGTTATTCTGAAGGTTTTTCTGTGATGTGGCGTTAGTCCGTATGCAAGGACTGCGTTTCGGTGTTTGACAGTAGGATAGCCCTTATTCTGCAACCAGTCATAGGCCGGAAAATCGCAGGCTATACTTTCCATATACTCGTCCCGGTAGGTCTTCGCCAATATAGACGCGGCTGCAATGGAAAGATATTTCCCGTCCCCTTTGATAATACAGGTATGTGAAACTTCCGGATAAGGGATAAAGCGATTTCCGTCTACAATAATGTATTCAGCCTTCACTTTTAGCTGATCCAATGCACGATGCATGGCCAGATAGGATGCATTGTGAATATTGATTTTGTCAATTTCTTCAGCGGAAACACTGGCTACCGCAAAAGCAAGAGCCTCCTGCTCAATAATGGGGCGCAATGCCATTCGTTTCTTCTCACTTAATTTTTTGGAATCATTAAGAAGATCATGATGATAGTCTTTTGGAAAAATAACTGCAGCGGCAAAGACGGGTCCCGCAAGACAGCCTCTTCCTGCTTCATCGCAGCCGGCTTCTATACGTTCTATCTGAAATGTGGATAATAGCATGGTATTCAATTAAACTTCAAAAGTAATATTTCTTAAGCCGGGATTAAAATGTAACTTCTCTGTGATTAACCTGCTTTTACAGTAATTAACACTTCTTATCAGTTCTTTTGTAACGAAAACGAATGGTGAACAAACCTTTGGCAATTCTTTACGTCCAATCCCTTGTTCATCACGAATACCGGTTTATGAAGAAAATTCTCATCATATGTATATGTTTCCTGATTTCAACGTCTGGCTATGGGCAGAAGAAATCAAAACAACCTGTTGTAACTCTTCCTGCGATTGATAATGTAGTGATAGACGGACAGTTGAATGAATGGTCAGGTAAACTCTTTACCGTTAATCAGGATTCTTCCTGGAGCTATTCTGTTGCCCGAAACGGAGACTACCTGTATGCAGCGGTCAAAATCAAAGATAAAGAACTGCAGAGAGATGTCGTGCGCTGGGGCATAACGTTTGGAGTACATGGCAATGTAAAGAAAAAGGATGGAGCCGAGTTGATATATCCGGTTGCTGACCGCGAAGATGTAAGGGAACTGGCACAATCTGATGATTATAAAGGTCAGGATATCAGACAAGTGTTGCTTAATACAGCACGGGGATATCAGATTTCCGGCTTTCAGTCATTAGTAAATGGAAATCTTTCTTTCTCAAATAATTATGGAATTCAGGCGCAAATACGGATCGACGAACACGATAATCTGTGCTATGAGGCTGTGTTGCCGGTTTCAAGATTAGCCACAGATAAGGATGAAGATCCTGTCGGAATTCAGTTACAGTTAAATACTATGTGGTCAGTTATGGCCAGATCAGCCAGGGCTAACAAGGGAAGAGCCGTTGCCGGTGGAAGGCCTTACGCTACCCAACAAATGCCTAAAAATCAAGGTAAAGTACAAACAGAGGTGTGGATATTGACCATACTGGATCAGAATTAATAATTATATACATATGAAAATACTTCAAAAGTATTCCGTTTTTTTTATCGTCTTCTGTATGGCAGCTACCAGTGCATTAGCACAAACAGGTAAAAGCGTGCAGGGTTTTCTAAGGGACAGCAAATCCCGGGTGGTGGCAGGAGCATCAGTCACGCTGATTTCAGATAAAGATTCGGTGGGTACCAGCTCGTCAATGAGTGGTATGTATTCTTTCAGCAATGTAAAGGGAGAAAAATTTAAAATCAAGGTAAGCAGTATAGGTTATGAAACTTTCGAGAAAGAATTCGCCTTTCAGGCGGGACAGAATAGTCTGTCTATTCCGAGTTTTGAGCTGATGCCTACCAGTACGATGCTGGAGGAAGTCGTAGTAGACGGAGTTCCGACAGTGGTGGTTAAAAGTGATACACTGGAATATACTACACGGGATCTGAAATTACGGGACGGAGCTTTGGTAGAAGATGCCTTAAAAAAACTGGAAGGTGTAGAAGTAGATAAAAATGGAACGGTTACAGCGCAGGGAGAACAGATAAAGCGTATCCGTATCAATGGCAAAGACTTTTTTGGAGGAGATGTAAAGACTGCAACACAAAATCTGCCTGCAGATATTATTGAGAAGATTCAGATTATTGATGATTATGGTGATGTGGCTAATCTGACCGGGAATAAAACAGGAGATGCCGAAAAAATCCTGAATATACAGATCGACCCTGCAAAAAATAAAGGATATACGACTACATTAAGACTTGGTTACGGTACTGAAGACCGTTATCAGGCTACAGGTATGATCCTGGCCATGAAAGAGGGCATGCAAATCTCCGCTTTAGGAAACCTGAACAATATCAATGCCCCGCTCTTTGATTTTAATACACAAGGTGGCGGAGCAAGAAGACGCCAGGGAGGAGGCGGTGCCAGAGGAGGAGGCGGTATGTTTGGTGGTGCTAACGGAATTACCAATACAGGATCATTCGGACTAAACTACAGACAGGATTATAATGATAAGGTGACTGTATATGGTAGCTATAGCTATGGTCACGATGACAATGATGTCATTTCCTCCAGTCTCAACAAATTTTTATATCCTGATTCTACATTAGACAAGAATACCGAGTCTACCACAAATACAATCGGGAATACCCATAGATTTGAAGCAAATCTGGAATGGAAGCCTTCAGCAAAGGATTTTATTAAAATTTCACCTCAGCTTGGCTATGGAAAAACAACGACTGACACATACAGTCACAATGAAAATCTCTTAAACGGAGTGCTTTATAATACTGAATCCAATAACTCATACAGTTCTTCAAGAAGTCCGAATGTCGGCATCAGTGCTCTGTACAACAGACGTCTGAATGATATGGGTAGAAATATTTTTTTCAATATGAACATCAATTCTTCGGGAACCAAACAAGATCAGGACCGTATTATTGAGACCTTAGTCGGCGATCCCAACAACAGCACTATTACCATGGATAGTATTTACAGGCGAACGCTGGCCGAGCTTGATAATAAAAGCTGGAACGGAGGTGCAAGTGTATCCTATATAGAACCATTGAGCCAGTTTGGCAAATTAGAAGTTTCGTATGACTACAATGTCAATACCTATGACAATAACCGTAATCAGAAAGCTTACAATATTGACGGGTCAGTTCTGGATGACGATAACTTTAATTTTGAGCGTATGTATGATTATTCCTTTAGTACTCATCGTGTAGGTGCCAACTTTAGCTATAATAATGATAAAATCAAGTATGCTATCGGGGCTTCAGTCCAGCCTTCTATATTAGATGGTGATGCGATAGTTGACGGGAATAAAATCAATATTCACCGCAATGGGTTTAATTTTATCCCGATTGCCAGATTCGAGTACAAATTCAATCGGCAGAAGAATTTGCAGATCAACTATTCCGGAAATTCCAATGAGCCATCTATCACACAGATACAGCCATTCACAGATAATTCTAATCCGACAAACGTGGTTACGGGTAATCCGGATTTAGCGGCTGAATTCCGCCATAATCTGAGATTCCGGTTTAATTCATCCGATTTTCAAAAAGGCAAAACATTCTTTGTGATGCTGAACGGAACATTGACACAGGATAAAATCGTGTCCAACAATTTCAGAAGAACCGATCCAAAATTTGGAATAGTACAGGAAGTTAATTATCTGAATGAGGATGGAGCATTTAGTCTGAATGGTTTCTACCATTACGGACGTTCATTCAAGAGCAAGACTTATAGTATAAACTTTATGGGAGGATTGACCTATAATAATAATCCATCTTACACGGACGGAAAGCTGAATCTTGCTAAAAACTGGGCTTTAAACCAAGGGGTGATGTTCAGATATAATCCTTCTGAAAATCTGGAGATAAATCCGGGTTTCAGATACTCTTGGAATCATACCAACAATACCCTTAATAATACAACAGTAGTGATGCAGTCTTATGCACCGACTTTGATCGGATCTGTTAATATTTCACCATCGGTTATTTTTGGAGCAGATCTGTCAAAGACATTCTATCAGGGAAATGCCTATAATGAAAACCCGTTTGTTATAAACACATATGTAGAGAAAAAATTTATGAAGCAAAACAGAGGTACGCTCCGTTTACAGGCATTTGACCTGCTGAATGAGCAGACGAATATTTCAAGAACATTTTCAGATATTCAGATCTCTGACAGCCGGACCAACAGACTCGGCCGTTACTTCATGATGATGTTTACCTACAAATTCTCCAAGTTTGCAGGAGGTGTAGGTCCACAGGAAGAGAATAGATTTCCAGGAGGAGGACGTCCACCCAGAATGTAATTTTATACCTTTGAAATCGACAAACGGTTGTAGTTCTGAAAGACTGCAGCCGTTTTTGTTTTATAATTATGTAGTTTTGCACAGTCCCGTACATCGTAGGTATTGGAATACGATGTATATTGAACACCCATAATATTTTTAGATGACTACAATGGAATATGAGATTATTCGATTATCGAATGGCATTAGGATAGTTTTATATCCCCAGCAAACTCCGATCACACATACCTGTCTTCTTATCAATGCCGGTTCCCGTGATGAAGAAAACGGAAAATTTGGCGTAGCACACTTTATAGAGCATCTGCTATTTAAACAAACGGAACGAAGAAATACAAATCAGATCTTAAACCGGTTGGAGACGGTAGGAGGAGATTTGAATGCCTATACCACGAAGGAGTATACCTGTATTCACGCTTCTGTCTTAAATCCGTATCTGGATCGCGCACTGGACCTGTTTGAAGATATTATATTTCACTCCACTTTTCCTGATATTGAGATGGAAAAGGAAAAAAGTGTTATTGTAGATGAAATGGCATCCTATCTGGACAGCCCTGAAGATGCTATTATTGATGATTTTGAAGATATTTTATTCGCAGATTCCGGCTTAGGGCATAATATTCTGGGAATAGAAGATCAGTTGATCGGCTTGCAAAAAAGCGATATACTTCGTTTTATGCAGGGGAATTATAATACCAATGATATTGTTATCGGTATTACCGGAGATTATAAAAAAACGCAGATAGAAAAACTGGTCAATCGTATTTTCGGGCAGATCGAGACAGCTGTTATACAGAGAGACAGAACCCTTGTTCCGGTGCATGCTCCGCAACATATTCGGGTGGAGAAACCCATAAATCAGGTACATTATATGTTGGGTACGCAGGCTTATGGTATACGGGATGAACGAAAAACCGGGCTGTTATTATTGAATAATATGCTGGGAGGATTGGGTATGAGTTCTATTCTGAACTTATCTATCCGTGAAAAGTACGGGATCGCCTATACGATAGAATCCAATTATTCCATGTTTTCGGATACAGGGATTTTTTCCATTTATCTGGGAACGGATGAGGAGAAAGCAAAAAAAGCGGTATCCCTTGTTTTCAAAGAATTGAATAAACTGAAAGTGCATGGTCTTACAGCTGCGCAACTTCAAAAAGCAAAGAATAAATTTAAGGGGCAGATTGCGCTGGCAGAGGAAAACAGAATGAGTATGATCATTGCTGTGGCGAAGAATATTATGGACTATGACCGGGTAATAACGCTGGATGAAGTCTTTCAAAAAATTGATGAGGTGTCTGCAGATGCTGCCAAAGAAATATTAGAAGATATCTTTGATACGGATAAGATGACTTCTCTAAGTTTTGTGCCTTCGGAAGAGGATTAGGGATATTTAAGTATATTTGTTCCATTAACAATCAAGATAAGATATGAAAACAGCTTACGTGTTTCCGGGTCAGGGCGCTCAATTTGTAGGAATGGGCCAGGATTTGTATAATTTGAATGATGAAACAAAGGCTCTGTTCGAACAGGCTAATGATATTTTAGGATTTCGTATCACCGACATAATGTTCAATGGTACGGATGAAGAGTTGAAACAAACCAAAGTAACACAACCTGCTATTTTCCTGCATTCTGTAATCCTAGCGAAAGCTTTGGGCGAAAACTTCAAGCCGGACATGGTTGCAGGGCACTCATTAGGTGAATTTTCAGCATTGGTAGCTGCAGGAGCACTGACTTTTGAAGACGGTTTACAATTGGTAGCCAAACGTGCGAATGCTATGCAAAAGGCGACTGAAATCGAGCCCTCAGCAATGGCAGCGATTTTGGGTCTTGAAGATGCCATAGTCGAAGAAACTTGTGCTAAGGTAGAGGAAACAGTTGTCGCTGCAAACTTTAACTGTCCCGGGCAGGTGGTTATCTCGGGTACGGTAGCAGGAGTGGATAAAGCTTGTGAGTTGTTATTGGCTGCAGGTGCTAAGCGTGCTTTGAAACTTAATGTCGGTGGCGCATTCCACTCTCCTTTGATGGAGCCGGCACGTGTAGAACTTCAGGCAGCTATCGAAGCGGTAGACATCAAAAGTCCGGTTTGTCCGATCTATCAGAATGTAGATGCCAAGCCGCAGACTGACCCTGCTGTAATTAAAGAAAATCTTATTGCACAACTCACAGGAGCTGTTCGCTGGACACAGACGGTACAACATATCCTAAGTGACGGAGCAGAAGCGTTTGTCGAAGTAGGACCAGGCAATGTGCTGCAAGGATTGGTGAAGAAAGTAGATCGCCAGATCCCGACTTCAGCTGCAACAGTATAATTGATATAATATAGAATAGAAAAGTCCCATTCATTTGAATGGGACTTTTCTATTTATTGCGGAATATCGTATAATGATCTTTTATAATAATATCAATAAACTCTTCCGGATTTCTGTCCCGTTGAATGCCTAATATCTGTTCAAGTCTGGCGGATAAAGCCCAGATAATATTGTAGTCTTTACGCTTAAATCCCTTATTGAAAACATCTTTTATAGTGTTAGCATCCTGATCGCTTAATTTGATGACCTGTGGATACATAACAGCTCTCTCTGCTGTTATTTCTGCAAACAAAGTATGGCTGAGCAGCGTATTCGTCTGCGTGCTGATCACTGTGGTATCTGCTGCCAGATCTCCGATACGCTGTCCCTTTTTGGACAGAATGATACTGCTCATTCCCAATGCTCCCATGCAAAGGAAAATATCGACAATGGAACATACCCAACGAATAAAATACTGATAAGCAGTAGCTCTTGTTCCGTCAAT
Proteins encoded in this region:
- the fabD gene encoding ACP S-malonyltransferase, which gives rise to MKTAYVFPGQGAQFVGMGQDLYNLNDETKALFEQANDILGFRITDIMFNGTDEELKQTKVTQPAIFLHSVILAKALGENFKPDMVAGHSLGEFSALVAAGALTFEDGLQLVAKRANAMQKATEIEPSAMAAILGLEDAIVEETCAKVEETVVAANFNCPGQVVISGTVAGVDKACELLLAAGAKRALKLNVGGAFHSPLMEPARVELQAAIEAVDIKSPVCPIYQNVDAKPQTDPAVIKENLIAQLTGAVRWTQTVQHILSDGAEAFVEVGPGNVLQGLVKKVDRQIPTSAATV
- a CDS encoding ribonuclease HII, whose product is MLLSTFQIERIEAGCDEAGRGCLAGPVFAAAVIFPKDYHHDLLNDSKKLSEKKRMALRPIIEQEALAFAVASVSAEEIDKINIHNASYLAMHRALDQLKVKAEYIIVDGNRFIPYPEVSHTCIIKGDGKYLSIAAASILAKTYRDEYMESIACDFPAYDWLQNKGYPTVKHRNAVLAYGLTPHHRKTFRITDPQLKLF
- a CDS encoding RDD family protein; the encoded protein is MNKLLINTPQNVKFEYNLATLGARIIAFGIDQLIVIAYVILAVLILKYSGAGFLSDSWTTMGLYSLFMLPAFFYPFVMETVLSGQTLGKKIMKIKVVKIDGTRATAYQYFIRWVCSIVDIFLCMGALGMSSIILSKKGQRIGDLAADTTVISTQTNTLLSHTLFAEITAERAVMYPQVIKLSDQDANTIKDVFNKGFKRKDYNIIWALSARLEQILGIQRDRNPEEFIDIIIKDHYTIFRNK
- a CDS encoding outer membrane beta-barrel protein; protein product: MKILQKYSVFFIVFCMAATSALAQTGKSVQGFLRDSKSRVVAGASVTLISDKDSVGTSSSMSGMYSFSNVKGEKFKIKVSSIGYETFEKEFAFQAGQNSLSIPSFELMPTSTMLEEVVVDGVPTVVVKSDTLEYTTRDLKLRDGALVEDALKKLEGVEVDKNGTVTAQGEQIKRIRINGKDFFGGDVKTATQNLPADIIEKIQIIDDYGDVANLTGNKTGDAEKILNIQIDPAKNKGYTTTLRLGYGTEDRYQATGMILAMKEGMQISALGNLNNINAPLFDFNTQGGGARRRQGGGGARGGGGMFGGANGITNTGSFGLNYRQDYNDKVTVYGSYSYGHDDNDVISSSLNKFLYPDSTLDKNTESTTNTIGNTHRFEANLEWKPSAKDFIKISPQLGYGKTTTDTYSHNENLLNGVLYNTESNNSYSSSRSPNVGISALYNRRLNDMGRNIFFNMNINSSGTKQDQDRIIETLVGDPNNSTITMDSIYRRTLAELDNKSWNGGASVSYIEPLSQFGKLEVSYDYNVNTYDNNRNQKAYNIDGSVLDDDNFNFERMYDYSFSTHRVGANFSYNNDKIKYAIGASVQPSILDGDAIVDGNKINIHRNGFNFIPIARFEYKFNRQKNLQINYSGNSNEPSITQIQPFTDNSNPTNVVTGNPDLAAEFRHNLRFRFNSSDFQKGKTFFVMLNGTLTQDKIVSNNFRRTDPKFGIVQEVNYLNEDGAFSLNGFYHYGRSFKSKTYSINFMGGLTYNNNPSYTDGKLNLAKNWALNQGVMFRYNPSENLEINPGFRYSWNHTNNTLNNTTVVMQSYAPTLIGSVNISPSVIFGADLSKTFYQGNAYNENPFVINTYVEKKFMKQNRGTLRLQAFDLLNEQTNISRTFSDIQISDSRTNRLGRYFMMMFTYKFSKFAGGVGPQEENRFPGGGRPPRM
- a CDS encoding M16 family metallopeptidase → MTTMEYEIIRLSNGIRIVLYPQQTPITHTCLLINAGSRDEENGKFGVAHFIEHLLFKQTERRNTNQILNRLETVGGDLNAYTTKEYTCIHASVLNPYLDRALDLFEDIIFHSTFPDIEMEKEKSVIVDEMASYLDSPEDAIIDDFEDILFADSGLGHNILGIEDQLIGLQKSDILRFMQGNYNTNDIVIGITGDYKKTQIEKLVNRIFGQIETAVIQRDRTLVPVHAPQHIRVEKPINQVHYMLGTQAYGIRDERKTGLLLLNNMLGGLGMSSILNLSIREKYGIAYTIESNYSMFSDTGIFSIYLGTDEEKAKKAVSLVFKELNKLKVHGLTAAQLQKAKNKFKGQIALAEENRMSMIIAVAKNIMDYDRVITLDEVFQKIDEVSADAAKEILEDIFDTDKMTSLSFVPSEED